In the genome of Lycorma delicatula isolate Av1 chromosome 8, ASM4794821v1, whole genome shotgun sequence, one region contains:
- the UQCR-C1 gene encoding ubiquinol-cytochrome c reductase core protein 1, whose protein sequence is MATRLLQFSSTLRNLPSHNALSKLKVPKKWQSSACLLKEEALVNCPPTKVTTLDSGLRVATEDSGAPTATIGLWIDAGSRFETERNNGVAHFLEHMAFKGTSKRTQTDLELEVENMGAHLNAYTSREQTVFYAKCLKNDVPKALEILADIIQNSKLGESEIERERGVILREMQEVETNLQEVVFDHLHSVAFQGTPLGRTILGPTINIKSISRADLVEYITSYYTPGRIVLAGAGGVDHEELVKLADKLFGSSKPKFDVNIPQASCRFTGSEVRVRDDLMPLAHIAIAIEGCGWESADNIPLMIANTLIGAWERSQGGGVNNASRLARAAATDGLAHSFQSFNTCYKDTGLWGTYFVCDRLTIDDMLFNIQEEWMRLCTQVTSSEVERAKNLLKTNMLLQLDGTTPVCEDIGRQILCYGRRIPLNELEARIDSVTPEQVRDVCTKYIYDQCPAVAAVGPVEQLPDYNRIRSSMYWLRV, encoded by the exons GTTCCAAAAAAATGGCAATCATCTGCATGCCTGTTGAAAGAGGAAGCACTAGTTAATTGCCCACCTACTAAAGTTACCACACTTGACAGTGGTCTGCGAGTAGCCACTGAAGATTCAGGAGCACCAACTGCTACAATTGGGCTGTGGATTGATGCCGGTTCACGGTTTGAAACTGAAAGAAATAATGGCGTTGCACATTTTCTTGAACATATGGCTTTCAAG GGTACCTCAAAGCGGACCCAGACCGACTTGGAGTTGGAAGTGGAGAATATGGGAGCACATTTGAATGCATATACTTCTAGGGAGCAAACTGTTTTTTATGCTAAATGTCTTAAAAATGATGTACCTAAAGCGCTGGAAATTTTAGCTGACATCATACAAAATTCCAAGTTAG gtgaatCCGAGATAGAACGTGAACGTGGTGTTATACTTAGAGAGATGCAAGAAGTTGAAACAAATTTACAAGAGGTTGTATTTGATCATCTGCATTCTGTTGCATTCCAGGGCACACCTTTAGGCAGAACCATTCTGGGTCCTACTATTAACATCAA ATCAATTTCCCGTGCAGACTTAGTAGAATACATCACCAGTTATTACACTCCTGGACGAATTGTTTTGGCTGGTGCTGGTGGAGTAGATCATGAAGAGCTTGTCAAATTAGCAGATAAACTTTTTGGATCTTCAAAACCTAAATTTGATGTAAACATACCACAGGCTTCTTGCAGATTTActg GATCTGAGGTTCGTGTTAGAGATGACTTGATGCCACTTGCACATATTGCAATAGCTATTGAGGGATGTGGATGGGAGAGTGCTGATAATATTCCTTTAATGATTGCTAATACATTGATTGGTGCGTGGGAGAGATCTCAAGGTGGTGGTGTCAATAACGCATCAAGACTAGCTCGTGCAGCTGCAACTGATGGCCTTGCACACTCATTCCAATCTTTTAACACTTGCTACAAAGATACTGGTTTATGGGGCACTTATTTTGTTTGTGATAGATTGACTATTGat GATATGTTATTCAATATTCAAGAAGAATGGATGCGATTGTGTACACAAGTAACCAGTAGTGAAGTTGAAAGAGCTAAGAATCTTTTAAAGACTAACATGTTACTGCAATTGGATGGTACAACACCAGTCTGTGAAGATATTGGTAGACAAATATTGTGCTACGGTCGAAGAATTCCTCTAAATGAACTGGAAGCAAGGATTGAT tctgtAACACCAGAGCAAGTCCGTGATGTTTgcactaaatatatttatgatcaGTGCCCTGCTGTTGCTGCTGTAGGACCTGTGGAACAGCTGCCTGACTATAACAGAATTAGATCATCTATGTACTGGCTTAGagtctaa